The window GCCTGGAACCATCGTAACCTTGAAGCTCCGCGTGCTGAAGCACAAGGCGCCGCCAAGGGGCAACAAAAAGGCTCCGTACAAGGTCACGTGCGAGGACGATACCGGCCGCATCGATCTCGTATTCTTTCATGCCGAGCGGAAATTCGTCGAAGGGCAGCTTCCGGTCGGCGAAGTGCGCTACGTCTCGGGCCGGGTCGAGAAGTACGGCGAAGCACTGCAGATGGCGCATCCCGATTACATTGTGCCGCCGGAATCGCGCAATGAGTTGCCGATGCTCGAGCCCGTCTATCCGCTCACGGCAGGGCTCTCCGGAAAAATCCTGCTGAAAGCCCAGCGCCAGGCTCTCGAACGTGTTCCCGAGGTTGACGAGTGGCAGCAAGCCGACTGGCTGGGCGCGCGGCATTGGCCAGATTTCAGGACTGCGCTGACGCGCGTGCATCGCCCGCTCGATGCTCAGGATGTTTCAAACGGTGCCGCGCCCTGGCAGCGCCTCGCTTACGACGAGCTTCTCGCGGGGCAACTAGCTTTCGCCCTCGTTCGCCAGACATCGAAAATCGATCGCGGACGGCAGATCTCTGGAAATGGAAATATCCGCCGCAAAATTGAAGCGGCCCTTCCCTTCTCGCTCACAGGATCGCAGCGCACGGCACTCGGCGAAATCGCTGACGATCTGGCGGCGCCGCATCGGATGCTCCGCCTCCTTCAGGGAGACGTCGGCTCAGGCAAAACAGTCGTCGCGCTCCTGACGATGGCCGTTGCCGTCGAAGCTGGTGCACAGGCGGCTTTGATGGCGCCGACGGAAGTTCTGGCGCGGCAGCATCTCGAAACCATTGCCCCGCTTGCTGAAGCCGCGGGGCTTCGCGCGGCTCTTCTGACGGGTCGCGAAAAGGGCAAGGCGCGCGACGCGGTGTTGAAACACCTCGCGTCCGGGGACGTCGATATTCTGATCGGGACACACGCAATCTTTCAACCCGACGTTCACTTCAAGGATCTGGCTGTCGCCATCATCGACGAGCAGCACCGTTTCGGCGTGCATCAGCGGCTGGCGCTTCAGGCGAAAGGCAACAACGAAGATACGAACGTGCTGGTGATGACGGCGACGCCGATCCCGCGCACGTTG is drawn from Hyphomicrobium methylovorum and contains these coding sequences:
- the recG gene encoding ATP-dependent DNA helicase RecG, whose translation is MRPSSLNPLFASAQSLSGIGPRLILLLKKCLALPPGVTEPRVADMLWHMPTGVIDRRAEPELAAAVPGTIVTLKLRVLKHKAPPRGNKKAPYKVTCEDDTGRIDLVFFHAERKFVEGQLPVGEVRYVSGRVEKYGEALQMAHPDYIVPPESRNELPMLEPVYPLTAGLSGKILLKAQRQALERVPEVDEWQQADWLGARHWPDFRTALTRVHRPLDAQDVSNGAAPWQRLAYDELLAGQLAFALVRQTSKIDRGRQISGNGNIRRKIEAALPFSLTGSQRTALGEIADDLAAPHRMLRLLQGDVGSGKTVVALLTMAVAVEAGAQAALMAPTEVLARQHLETIAPLAEAAGLRAALLTGREKGKARDAVLKHLASGDVDILIGTHAIFQPDVHFKDLAVAIIDEQHRFGVHQRLALQAKGNNEDTNVLVMTATPIPRTLLMTHYGDLDVSKLTEKPAGRKPIVTKAVPIESLERLIERIRVQLQEGAQVYWVCPLIESSEVVDLAAAEERFAYLRQLFGDQVGLLHGALAAKEKDETMSRFEAGQIKILVATTVIEVGVNVPNANIMVIEHAERFGLAQLHQLRGRVGRGTRESFCMLLYKAPLGETAGKRLAMMEETEDGFLIAETDLKLRGGGEILGARQSGTPGFRLADIPGSDQLLAAAHDDAALIIAQDPMLTSSRGQALRTLLYLFERDDAVRLFRVA